In Osmerus eperlanus chromosome 4, fOsmEpe2.1, whole genome shotgun sequence, the sequence AGTGGAAACCAATGAGTCACTCGTTCTCTCCTGTtagtttttttctcctcttcctgtttatCCGACCATTTGTTTGTTGCTTCCTTTATATACCTCCTTTATTCCTTCCTTCGTTCCCTCCTgacgtccctctccccccaggtaaGGCGGTGTTCCTGGCCAGGGACAAGCACCACCTGTCGGACCTGAGCCACCTGATCCGCCACGACGCCCCCTACCTGTTCCAGGAGTACGTCAAGGAGTCCCACGGCCGTGACGTGCgggtggtgctggtggggggCCGGGTCATCGGCTCCATGCTGCGCTGCTCCACCGACGGACGCATGCAGAGCAACTGCTCCCTGGGTAAGACGgggagctggggcagggggagctggggcagggggagctggggcagggggagctggggcagctggggcagggggagctggggcagctggggcagggggggcagggggagctggggcagctggggcagggggggcagggggagctggggcagctggggcagggggggcagggggagctggggcagctggggcagggggggcagggggagctggggcagctggggcagggggggcagggggagctggggcagctggggcagggggggcagggggagctggggcagggggagctggggcagggggagttggggcagggggagctggggcagggggagctggggcagggggagctggggcagctggggcagggggagttggggcagggggagttggggcagggggagttggggcagggggagctggggcagggggagctggggcagggggagctggggcagggggagctggGGCACAGGCTGGCCACGGcctgtccctccatccccctcagtGTCATTTCAGGACATTACCAGACGCTGCTTTCCCTCTGACGACAAACTGTCTGACCGCTGTCGTAGCGTCTGCCGTGTCAGAGCACGCCGGCACGATCATGCACTGTGACATTTTGGGGACACCGGCTTTTGATTGTTCCGCCATGATGTGACAAGTGTCACATGGTGTTTGGCATGATGCTCTGGAGGCCTGGCAGGAGCGCAGCTCCTCGTTAGCCTCTCTGAGGCTGCCCTACCACCACAGTTGTATCACATTACCGTTTCAAGCGATTTTAAATTGGGAGAAAATCAACTGGAAGGAAATGTCTGTGGCTCATGTGCAGAGGTCGATTTGAACGGTTTTATTGTAATAAATGGTATATATTAATGATGCATCATCCATCCAAAAAGTTACGTCAGGATTTCGTTTTATAGGACATTTAAGCATGAAGAGTAATGACTCTttgagcgtatgtgtgtgttgtatatgtgtgtgttgacggactccctctgccccccaggcGGCGTGGGCATGATGTGCCCTCTGAGCGAGCAGGGCAAGCAGCTGGCCGTGCAGGTGTCCAACATCCTGGGCATGGACGTGTGCGGCATCGACCTGCTGCAGCTCAACGACGGCTCCTTCGTGGTGTGCGAGGCCAACGCCAACGTGGGCTTCATCGCCTTCGACCAGGCCTGCGGCATGGACGTGGCCGGCATCGTGGCCGACTACGCCCTGTCGCTGCTCCCCAGCCGCCTCACGCGCAAGATGTCCCTGCTGTCCGTGGTGTCCAGCACCAGCGAGACCAGCAGCGAGCCGGAGGTGTGCGCCGTGTGCCCGGCGCCCAGCGGCGTGGGCGTCCTGCCGGAGGCGGCGTGCAACATGAGCGTGGGCTCCACCTCCTCCGAGAGCGACCCCGAGCTGGCCGAGTCCTCCCCGCGCCAGGCCGCCGGCTCCGCCCTCCCCGACCTCCCCGACCCCGCCTACAACTTCAACACCATCCTCGCCAACGAGATCAAACTATTGACTGAGTGAGCGGGGATTGGCCAtgctcacacacgcgcacacacaccacacagatgtATAACACAgagatataacacacacacacacactgcaacggACATTCctgttacacagacacacacaagcacacagcaaACCTCCTATACACGTAACACAGGCAGGATGTTACATGCAGATGTTACATGAGCTGCATGAGctgaacaaacaaaacacacaaaacagcgACACACGAACATGCCATGACCACCAAAACTGACATAACTACCAACAGATGTAGACGCACGCTCCTTCTCATACTAACTACTCGCCCTCCTTgtccccactcccccaccccatgTAAACGCAGAGATCTGAGGCTGCTCCCCTGAACTGCACAc encodes:
- the rimkla gene encoding beta-citrylglutamate synthase B encodes the protein MCSRVWFVTDRRIHQEYPQVQILRALKQRCAEDDVEFRSLLMDQIVLTISDGQLGLRVEQEVVTSYPQVAVVRVPTPWVQSDSDITVLRHLEKMGCRLVNRPQAILNCVNKFWTFQELAGHGVPLPDTFSYGGHENFRKMIDEAEPLGYPVVVKNARGHRGKAVFLARDKHHLSDLSHLIRHDAPYLFQEYVKESHGRDVRVVLVGGRVIGSMLRCSTDGRMQSNCSLGGVGMMCPLSEQGKQLAVQVSNILGMDVCGIDLLQLNDGSFVVCEANANVGFIAFDQACGMDVAGIVADYALSLLPSRLTRKMSLLSVVSSTSETSSEPEVCAVCPAPSGVGVLPEAACNMSVGSTSSESDPELAESSPRQAAGSALPDLPDPAYNFNTILANEIKLLTE